The Streptomyces sp. NBC_00162 genome window below encodes:
- the nuoL gene encoding NADH-quinone oxidoreductase subunit L, whose protein sequence is MENLIALLIAAPLLGAVVLLCGGRRLDKTGHWIGTLLAAVSFGIGAVLFADMLSRGADDRTLHQNLYTWIPVEGFQADMAFQLDQLSMTFVLLISGVGTLIHVYSIGYMEHDERRRRFFGYLNLFVAAMLLLVLADNYLLLYFGWEGVGLASYLLIGFWQHKPSAATAAKKAFLVNRVGDMGLSIAIMLMFTTFGTFTFGPVFGAVGEASEGKLTAIGLMLLLAACGKSAQVPLQSWLGDAMEGPTPVSALIHAATMVTAGVYLIVRSAAVFNAAPDAQLVVTIVGAVTLLFGAIVGCAKDDIKKALAGSTMSQIGYMILAAGLGPIGYVFAIMHLVTHGFFKAGLFLGAGSVMHGMNDEVDMRKYGGLRKFMPVTFVTFGLGYLAIIGFPGLSGFFSKDLIIEAAFAKGGTEGWILGGVTLLGAGITAFYMTRVMLLTFFGEKRWQTDAEGHEPHPHESPKSMTIPMVILAFGSVFAGAFFEIGDRFLNWLEPVTGYAHGHPPVSAMTVTLATMAVLVVGVVIAWSMYGRRPVPVIAPRGSLLTRAARRDLLQDDFNHVVLVRGGEHLTRSLVYVDHSLVDGVVNGTAASVGGLSGRLRKLQNGYARSYAVSMFGGTAILIAATLLMRAV, encoded by the coding sequence GTGGAGAACCTGATTGCGCTGCTGATCGCGGCGCCCCTGCTCGGAGCGGTGGTGCTGCTGTGCGGCGGCCGGCGCCTCGACAAGACCGGCCACTGGATCGGCACCCTGCTCGCGGCCGTCTCCTTCGGGATCGGCGCCGTACTGTTCGCCGACATGCTGAGCCGCGGGGCCGATGACCGGACCCTGCACCAGAACCTGTACACCTGGATCCCCGTCGAGGGCTTCCAGGCGGACATGGCCTTCCAGCTCGACCAGCTGTCGATGACCTTCGTCCTGCTGATCTCCGGGGTGGGCACGCTCATCCACGTGTACTCGATCGGGTACATGGAGCACGACGAGCGCCGCCGCCGTTTCTTCGGCTACCTCAACCTGTTCGTCGCGGCCATGCTGCTGCTGGTCCTCGCCGACAACTACCTCCTGCTGTACTTCGGCTGGGAGGGCGTGGGCCTCGCCTCGTACCTCCTGATCGGCTTCTGGCAGCACAAGCCCAGCGCGGCCACGGCCGCGAAGAAGGCCTTCCTGGTCAACCGCGTCGGCGACATGGGCCTGTCGATCGCGATCATGCTGATGTTCACCACCTTCGGGACCTTCACCTTCGGGCCGGTGTTCGGCGCGGTGGGCGAGGCGTCCGAAGGCAAGCTGACGGCGATCGGCCTGATGCTGCTGCTGGCCGCCTGCGGCAAGTCGGCCCAGGTTCCGCTGCAGTCCTGGCTCGGCGACGCGATGGAGGGCCCGACCCCGGTCTCGGCCCTGATCCACGCGGCGACGATGGTGACGGCGGGCGTGTACCTGATCGTCCGCTCGGCCGCCGTCTTCAACGCGGCGCCGGACGCCCAGCTGGTGGTCACCATCGTGGGTGCGGTCACGCTGCTCTTCGGTGCGATCGTCGGTTGCGCGAAGGACGACATCAAGAAGGCCCTCGCCGGGTCGACGATGTCGCAGATCGGCTACATGATCCTGGCGGCGGGCCTCGGCCCGATCGGCTACGTCTTCGCGATCATGCACCTGGTGACGCACGGCTTCTTCAAGGCGGGCCTCTTCCTCGGCGCCGGTTCCGTGATGCACGGGATGAACGACGAGGTCGACATGCGCAAGTACGGCGGGCTGCGGAAGTTCATGCCCGTCACCTTCGTCACCTTCGGCCTCGGGTACCTGGCCATCATCGGCTTCCCGGGCCTGTCCGGCTTCTTCTCCAAGGACCTGATCATCGAGGCGGCCTTCGCGAAGGGCGGCACCGAGGGCTGGATCCTCGGCGGGGTCACCCTGCTGGGCGCCGGCATCACCGCCTTCTACATGACCCGCGTCATGCTCCTCACCTTCTTCGGCGAGAAGCGCTGGCAGACCGACGCCGAGGGACACGAGCCGCACCCGCACGAGTCCCCGAAGTCCATGACCATCCCGATGGTCATCCTGGCCTTCGGTTCGGTCTTCGCCGGCGCCTTCTTCGAGATCGGCGACCGCTTCCTGAACTGGCTGGAGCCGGTGACCGGTTACGCGCACGGCCACCCGCCGGTCAGCGCCATGACGGTGACCCTGGCCACCATGGCGGTCCTGGTAGTCGGCGTCGTCATCGCCTGGTCGATGTACGGCCGCAGGCCCGTCCCGGTCATCGCCCCGCGCGGCTCGCTCCTCACCCGGGCGGCCCGGCGGGACCTCCTCCAGGACGACTTCAACCACGTCGTGCTGGTGCGCGGCGGGGAGCACCTGACCCGCTCGCTCGTGTACGTCGACCACAGTCTGGTCGACGGGGTGGTCAACGGTA
- the nuoK gene encoding NADH-quinone oxidoreductase subunit NuoK, producing the protein MNPVNYLYLAALLFTIGAAGVLIRKNAIVLFMCVELMLNACNLAFVAFSRMHGNLDGQIIAFFTMVVAAAEVVVGLAIIVSLFRTRHSASVDDASLMKL; encoded by the coding sequence GTGAATCCGGTCAACTACCTGTACCTGGCGGCCCTGCTGTTCACCATCGGTGCGGCCGGAGTGCTGATCCGCAAGAACGCGATCGTGCTGTTCATGTGCGTCGAGCTGATGCTCAACGCCTGCAACCTCGCCTTCGTCGCCTTCTCGCGGATGCACGGCAACCTCGACGGCCAGATCATCGCGTTCTTCACGATGGTCGTCGCCGCCGCGGAGGTCGTGGTCGGCCTGGCGATCATCGTGTCGCTGTTCCGTACCCGCCACTCGGCCTCGGTCGACGACGCCAGCCTGATGAAGCTGTAA
- a CDS encoding NADH-quinone oxidoreductase subunit J has protein sequence MSALAAATLTSTGEAVQFWVLGTVAVIGALATILMKKAVHSALSLAGTMIILAVFYLANGAYFLGVVQVIVYTGAIMMLFLFVVMLVGVTAADSLKETIKGQRWLAVLCGLGFGTLLIAGIGHANLTHFNGLGRINSAGHVEGLAQLIFTKYVFAFEITGALLITAAVGAMVLTHRERTERAATQRELAEKRVREGVQLPPLPAPGVYARHNAVDVAGLLPDGTPSELTVSKTLRARGQIRDVSSEALDDLKALEQASSERLGREEASK, from the coding sequence ATGAGCGCCCTCGCCGCCGCCACCCTGACCTCGACGGGCGAGGCGGTCCAGTTCTGGGTCCTCGGCACGGTCGCCGTCATCGGCGCGCTGGCCACGATCCTGATGAAGAAGGCCGTGCACAGCGCCCTCAGCCTGGCCGGGACGATGATCATCCTGGCGGTCTTCTACCTCGCCAACGGGGCGTACTTCCTGGGCGTCGTCCAGGTCATCGTCTACACCGGCGCGATCATGATGCTCTTCCTCTTCGTGGTCATGCTCGTCGGCGTCACCGCCGCCGACTCCCTGAAGGAGACCATCAAGGGGCAGCGCTGGCTGGCCGTCCTGTGCGGGCTCGGCTTCGGCACCCTGCTGATCGCCGGCATCGGCCACGCCAACCTCACCCACTTCAACGGGCTCGGCCGGATCAACTCCGCCGGACACGTCGAGGGCCTGGCGCAGCTGATCTTCACGAAGTACGTCTTCGCCTTCGAGATCACCGGCGCGCTGCTGATCACCGCGGCCGTCGGCGCGATGGTGCTCACCCACCGCGAGCGCACGGAGCGGGCCGCCACCCAGCGCGAGCTCGCCGAGAAGCGCGTCCGCGAGGGCGTGCAGCTCCCGCCGCTGCCCGCGCCCGGCGTCTACGCCCGGCACAACGCGGTGGACGTCGCCGGCCTGCTGCCGGACGGCACCCCGTCCGAGCTGACGGTCAGCAAGACGCTGCGCGCCCGCGGCCAGATCCGCGACGTCTCCAGCGAGGCGCTCGACGACCTCAAGGCACTGGAGCAGGCGTCCTCGGAGCGCCTCGGCCGTGAGGAGGCCTCGAAGTGA